In the Candidatus Margulisiibacteriota bacterium genome, ATGAAAAGTAGCAGTTCTTTTTGGAATTTTTTTAGAAAATTTAACATAATGCAGATATATTATACTATAAGAATGCAGTTAAAAAGCTTGGCAATCTCAAATAAAAGCGATTTTTTCCCTTGGGAAAACAAAAGAGGAAGGATTCTTGTACCACCCTGGTCCATAATTTGGTAAATATATCCTGGCTCCGCGTCTGGTATTACCCAGATTAAGGTTTAAAGAAGAAAATAAAATTTTGGCAACTATGCAGGTTCCTTGTTGTGAACCGGATGTTTCCATGATTATTTCGGGACTTTGTTTGTCCCATACATAACCTTTGGAATAGAGTCTGAAAGAGTCAGCCCTGTCGATGGCCAGGCTTAACGCTTTTCCTTTTGATATTTTGTTTTTATCACGATATAAAGAGGTGTTTTCTTTAATAACTTCCAGCAAATCGGGAATTCCATCATTATTTTCATCAATTATTCCTTTGCCGAAATCCATGCTCACAAACTCAAGACCATCTCTGGCAGTTTGGAACATAACAATACCTTTGCCTTCAGCATGCTGTATTATGTTTTCAGCGCACAAGAACAGAAAATCTTTTACTTCACATTGACGTTGCAGAGAATTGATAGCCGATGAGTAAAAAGTATGAATAAATTTCTCAAAAGCTGCCTGATATCCACTGAGTTTGTAATATTTGGTTTTATCATATTGCCAACGTATCAAAGCCACTTCATCTGCAAAGAAAATAAAGGATTTTTTATTCAGAATTTCCAGGTGTTCCCGACTGAGTTGTTTATGTCTTGCCAGATAGTCCCATGCGGGAAGAATTAAGTTGTGTTCTTGATGATTAAATAATTCTCTAAGTGAGGTAATTTTAGTTTGCATAATAAATTATCGAAAAACTTAGTCGGGCAATTCGAAAAAATGAAATTAACAGTTATGAATCACGATAAATTAATTTAGTATGCGAAAGTTTAAATTAATTGCTTTATCATTACCACAAAATTTAGCAGATAGAAACCAGTTAAAACAGGGTTTTCCGTTTACTGCTGCTCAGCTGTATTTACTGCCTGTTAAAGCAGAGAAAATATCCGGCAGAAAAATTACCAAAAAAGAACATTTCAGTTTTTACTGGGGTTTAAAGAAAGCAAAAATTATGATCGGGGTCAGCATTTTCAGCCATCTGCATAAAACGCATTTTATAAGATTTTCTCTGGGCAAGACTCAAATACTTGCTTTCCAGGGCAGGAACGGATATGTCCGTATGCCTAATTCTGAACCGGATAATACTTATTGTTTGTCCATAAAAAACAGTGAAGAAGTAATAGGTCATGGAGTAATTTCATTTATAGATAAACATTCATTTTTCAGGTATTCCATTCATAACGATTTTCAAAAACAGTGTTATGGGAAAGAAGCGCTGGCTTTGATAACCGCCATCTGTGCTTGTGGTTTACTTGCCGGCAGAAGCAGCGAAACTATAAATTTTCGTTATTATCCGGAAGAATTGACCGGAGATATTTCTATTAATCGTTTTTTATTGATGAAAAATTTGCTGCTCAGAGCCGGTTTCAAACCGACTGTTTTTCCGGAGCATAATAACCAGATGGTCTTTCAGTATCAAAACAAGGACTAAGTTTACTTTTTTCAGAGACGGTTGTAGTATTCTATTACAAAAAATGAGTTATCAAAACATCAACCCAAACATTATAGAAGTTAAAAATTTATCTAAATATTTTAAAGCAACAAAGGCTGTGGATGATATCAGCTTTTCGGTAGAGAAGGGTGGAATTTTTGCCTTTTTAGGACCTAACGGAGCTGGAAAATCTACCACCATAAAAATTTTGACCACACTTTTGCAGCCTACATCCGGACAAGTGAAAGTAAACGGTTTTGACCCTCAGAAAAATAAAGATAAAGTGCGACAATCCTTTGGAATAGTTTTTCAGGACCCCAGTCTGGATGAGGAATTGACCGCATATGAAAACATGGAACTCCACGGCATTCTCTACAAAATAAAAACAAAGTTGAGAAAACAACGTATTGAAGAGTTATTAAAAATGGTCGAACTCTGGGATAGACAAAAAGATCTGGTGAAAACTTTTTCCGGAGGAATGAAACGCAGATTGGAAATTGCCCGCGGACTTCTACATCACCCGCAAATAATTTTTCTGGATGAACCCACACTGGGACTTGATCCGCAAACACGCAATCTGATTTGGAACTATATACAGGAGTTAAATAAAAAAGAAGGAATAACTATTTTTTTTACAACACATTATATGGAAGAAGCTGCCAAAATCGCTCAGTGCATTGCCATAATAGACCATGGCAAGATTGTGGCCAGCGGCTCAACAAAGCAACTTATGGAGCAAACAAAAACTTCTTCTCTGGAAGATGCCTTTTTGGCTATAACCGGACATGAGATACGTGAAGAAAATCCTGATAATCTGGATCGTTTTCGTCGGCATATGAGGAGAAGATAGTACATGAAAGTAGTTTACATTCTCTGGCTGCGGCAAATTAA is a window encoding:
- a CDS encoding ATP-binding cassette domain-containing protein; translation: MSYQNINPNIIEVKNLSKYFKATKAVDDISFSVEKGGIFAFLGPNGAGKSTTIKILTTLLQPTSGQVKVNGFDPQKNKDKVRQSFGIVFQDPSLDEELTAYENMELHGILYKIKTKLRKQRIEELLKMVELWDRQKDLVKTFSGGMKRRLEIARGLLHHPQIIFLDEPTLGLDPQTRNLIWNYIQELNKKEGITIFFTTHYMEEAAKIAQCIAIIDHGKIVASGSTKQLMEQTKTSSLEDAFLAITGHEIREENPDNLDRFRRHMRRR